One Gossypium raimondii isolate GPD5lz chromosome 3, ASM2569854v1, whole genome shotgun sequence genomic window carries:
- the LOC105794260 gene encoding agamous-like MADS-box protein AP1 isoform X1 — protein MGRGRVELKRIENKINRQVTFSKRRSGLFKKAHELSVLCDAEVALIVFSHKWKLYEYSTDSCMEKTLERYERHYYAERHLVATEPESQGEWSVEYNRLKAKVELLQKNHRHYMGEDLDPLSLKELQNLEQQLDTAVKHIRARKNQLLNESISELQRKEKAIKEQNAMLANQIKEREKTVARQSQWGQQDNGLNTSSFVLPHPHPSLNIGGIYQ, from the exons ATGGGGAGAGGTAGGGTTGAATTGAAGAGAATAGAGAACAAGATTAACAGGCAAGTTACTTTCTCCAAAAGGAGAAGTGGGTTGTTCAAGAAAGCTCATGAACTCTCAGTCTTATGTGATGCTGAAGTCGCTTTGATTGTCTTCTCTCATAAATGGAAGCTCTATGAATACTCCACTGATTCCTg CATGGAGAAGACCCTTGAACGCTATGAAAGGCATTATTATGCTGAGAGGCATCTTGTTGCTACTGAGCCTGAATCACAG GGCGAATGGTCCGTTGAGTATAACAGACTTAAGGCTAAGGTTGAGCTCTTGCAGAAAAATCACAG GCACTACATGGGAGAAGATTTAGACCCATTGAGTCTCAAGGAGCTGCAGAATTTGGAGCAGCAGCTTGATACCGCTGTTAAACACATTCGAGCCAGAAAA AACCAACTCTTGAATGAGTCAATATCCGAGCTTCAAAGAAAG GAAAAGGCAATAAAGGAGCAAAACGCAATGCTAGCAAATCAG ATCAAAGAGAGGGAGAAGACAGTTGCACGGCAATCTCAGTGGGGGCAACAAGACAATGGCCTCAACACATCATCCTTTGTGCTGCCACACCCACATCCCTCTTTGAACATTGG TGGCATATACCAGTAA
- the LOC105794260 gene encoding truncated transcription factor CAULIFLOWER A isoform X2: protein MGRGRVELKRIENKINRQVTFSKRRSGLFKKAHELSVLCDAEVALIVFSHKWKLYEYSTDSCMEKTLERYERHYYAERHLVATEPESQGEWSVEYNRLKAKVELLQKNHRHYMGEDLDPLSLKELQNLEQQLDTAVKHIRARKNQLLNESISELQRKEKAIKEQNAMLANQPVFACRSKRGRRQLHGNLSGGNKTMASTHHPLCCHTHIPL from the exons ATGGGGAGAGGTAGGGTTGAATTGAAGAGAATAGAGAACAAGATTAACAGGCAAGTTACTTTCTCCAAAAGGAGAAGTGGGTTGTTCAAGAAAGCTCATGAACTCTCAGTCTTATGTGATGCTGAAGTCGCTTTGATTGTCTTCTCTCATAAATGGAAGCTCTATGAATACTCCACTGATTCCTg CATGGAGAAGACCCTTGAACGCTATGAAAGGCATTATTATGCTGAGAGGCATCTTGTTGCTACTGAGCCTGAATCACAG GGCGAATGGTCCGTTGAGTATAACAGACTTAAGGCTAAGGTTGAGCTCTTGCAGAAAAATCACAG GCACTACATGGGAGAAGATTTAGACCCATTGAGTCTCAAGGAGCTGCAGAATTTGGAGCAGCAGCTTGATACCGCTGTTAAACACATTCGAGCCAGAAAA AACCAACTCTTGAATGAGTCAATATCCGAGCTTCAAAGAAAG GAAAAGGCAATAAAGGAGCAAAACGCAATGCTAGCAAATCAG CCTGTTTTTGCATGTAGATCAAAGAGAGGGAGAAGACAGTTGCACGGCAATCTCAGTGGGGGCAACAAGACAATGGCCTCAACACATCATCCTTTGTGCTGCCACACCCACATCCCTCTTTGA